The following is a genomic window from Oscarella lobularis chromosome 2, ooOscLobu1.1, whole genome shotgun sequence.
ATTCCACGTTTCCCAGCGGAGGCCGCGATTGTCAGTTGCAGAATAGTTGCCGTTTAAATTTGTATGATGACACCTGTTGTACCACCACGCACCGGTAGACGTTGTTGCACAGCTTTTCAATATGTTGGCATCATTGTCTTGATCTTTTGCGGAGAACATACGTCCATTGTGAATACTGAACAGCGAGTCTCCCGCCGTTCCACTGTATCCAGCCACGCTAAGTCTGTACTTGGTACTTTCGTTTCCTACCATAAAAGTATTGTATTTTGCGTAGGCTTTGTTTGCAGTTCCGTCTCCCAACTCAATTCTAAGTTGATTGCCAGTTCTGCTAAGGCCAAGCATCCAGCTCAATTTATCTAATCCAAGCCAAAACTCGCCATTCATATTTCCGAACCCGGTTTTATAATCTCTCCACTTGCGATAGAAGTCGACAGAGCcatcttttcttctttggaaAACCGTCCACCCGCCTCCGTCGGTATCCATATCACAGTAAATCTTGATTATTGATGAACGAAATCCCAATACAGAATATGTGCCGCTCTTTGCGTTTGCGTCATTTTCGAGCAAACACGAGCACAAACAATTCGGTGTTAGCAAATACTCTAAAAGGTGTTTGCTTGGCTATATTGTGatattaattatatttagGTTACTGTACTCACCAGCAAGGCTAGCTGATTGAGAATCCAAAGGCACTTCATTGAAAAGATTTATGGGATAGGATCGAAATTTCATCTCCGTAAATTGAAGTGCTTCAAAATCTTTCCATTGTCTCCACGCAATAGCAGATTGATCACTTGTAATACCGGATTTGAAATACTTTCCATTTAGGTTGGCGTTGAAACAAGTATGGCCGTCCTCACTACCGTACCACCAAGCGCCATGATGGCGTTCGGCGCAGTCATTATACCGGCGATCATTATCATGACCCTTTGCGGAAAATTGCATTTTATTGCTGACTTCGAAAGCGTTTCCGGCTGTTCCCGAATATCCGCCAATTTGTAACGTGTAATGGCTGCGTCCATCACCTACAAAGAATTCGCTGTAAGTAGCATAAGCAGATTCATTTTTCCAGTTCTTTAAGTTGATTCTAAGTTCATGTCCTTCATAGACTTTCATTATCTTGTGAATGTTCTCCAGCCCGAGCCAAAATTCaccgagaagagaaagatcaCCAAAACCATTTGCATAGTCATCCCATCCTCGATAGAAATCTACTGATCCATCTTTGCGTCTTTGAAAGACCGTCCACCCTCCTCCATCCGTTTCCATGTCACAATAAACAGAGACAGGTTTAATTGTGATTCCTTTGACAAAATAAACACCACTTTTAGCTGAAggaaatttttgaagaatgCAGCTGCAGGAGCAATTCAATGGAATTACAAAATCCAAATAATCAATCATATGTTGTTGGGACCCAGGTAGGCCTGGAACTCCTTGAAGCCCCTGGACTCCTTGAATCCCTTGAGCTCCTTTGAGTCCTTGAACTCCTCGGGGACCTTGAATTCCTTGAATTCCTTGAGATCCTTGAACACCTTTAGGTCCTTGATTTCCGTGAGAGCCTTGCAATCCTTGAGGTCCTTGAAACCCTCGAGGTCCTTGGTCACCTTTCAGCCCCTTTTCCCCACGGGCTCCTTTAGGACCTTGTGGACCAATTAGTCCAATGTCTCCTTTTGGACCGGTTGGTCCCACTATTCCCTGGCTGCCCTATAATGTTAATCGTTTAGAAAATTCTTAACGTAGTGAGCAGAATCTTCTACTCACTTTTTGTCCTTGATTTCCTTGGGGTCCTTGAGGTCCTGTAGGGCCTGCTTTACCCGGTGGTCCCTGTGATGGCAAGCATGAAATAGATTACATACGAGAACATCTGAACATACCTGCGTTCCGCGTCCATTTTCTCCTGGAGGTCCAGCAGCTCCTTTTGGGCCCTTACATAGAAGAAGTCAACGATGATAAACGTCTTTTAGTGGATTCTCACTCGCTCTCCGTGTGGGCCTCGCGGTCCTAATGGGCCTCGCGGTCCTTCTGGTCCGTGAGGACCACGCTGTCCTTGCTGCCCTGGATCACCTCGCGGTCCGGGAGCTCCTGCCAAGCCTGGCAAACCCGTTTGTCCTGGTGGCCCGTGCAGACCTGGTACTCCTGGAAAGCCGATCGGTCCTCGAAGACCTCGAGGACCTTCACATGCGCACACTGGAGACGACTGCGTAGACAAGACAGGCCGAGCAGTGGCAAGAATGGAAGAAAGCGAGGTGAGAAGCACTCCAACATTGGCAACTGGGTGTGAAAGCATCTTGCAAAATTATTGTCCGGTTGCGGAATAACGAGAACTTATCTACTCTCAGCATTCCGTGTCTAAGGCacgtagtgacgtcattccggGTCTCAAGTGTGCCTAAACATACCATGTTTGGTGCTCGTTTAGTTTCGACGCTTTCTAAATGGCCTGTCGCGTTGCTGACAGTAATCAAACTGCCAGCGACGAAGTCATGTTCTCCGCGGTAGTAACtctgcgcgcgctacgctTCTTTTCTGTTGGAACCGCGCCCATTTTCTGGACGTGTACAATGCTTGGAACGCGGAACCAGCCAATCAGGCACATCCCCCATGACGTAACTCAATAATCCACTTTGTCTCCAAAGTCGGGATAAAACAGCTACACGCTGTCAATAGTCCGTTTGAGAAACATCAACATTCTCCTTGCGACCGATATAGGTCAAAGTAGGCGCGTGAGAGATCCGAAAGAGACGACAAAGCGAGCAAGGCGGCATCGCCTCTAATTTGAATAAACGTGCGCAGAATCATCATCATAAGGCGCAAGAATGCAAAACACGAGTCATTCGGTAGGCGCGACTCGTGACCGTCGTTCAATTTGCCATTGTTCGACGCTCCACGAAAGAAGCAGGGCGGGAGATCGAATCGAACGTGCGTCCGACGATCCAGCGACTTCGTTTCCGCGTCGCGTCACCTCGCACGAGCACAATGGGCTCTATTGTTCGGCGGAAAGAATGAggggaggaggaagaaggaAGGAGGAAGCGAAAAGCGTCGGGTTCTCACGCAAGCGTCAAGGCGATATCATCTCACACACAAAGTCATAATCGGAAAGAGGTTAGACGAGGGGCGCGGCGCAAAACGACGTGGGAGATTAGGAGTTACTACGCTACACTTCGTAGCCCCGCGTCCCAACCCAACCCGTTTTCTCCTGTGCGCGtcctcctttctttttttttttctgaacgGAAATGTCTGCGAGACCGCAATGCGGTTCTCTATACAAATGAGCCCCTATTGTTGAGAAGCATTAGACGCAAGGGTGTGGCCTGGGGATTCAAGAGGCGTTGCTAATCACGTGAAAATGAAACGTCTCTTTATCCGGGCGCATGGACCTGTAGAACTCTTTTTATAGCCGTCTACCAGGATGTAGGACGAACATCCGTGTTTATATATTTTATCTATATAAATCGTGACGACTAATCTCATAGCCCCATCTAATCAGGATATCCCCTACCTTCTGCCAATACAAAACAAATTACAGCATCTGTCTACATCTAAAAGCGCTAGACTAGACCTAAAACCTATAGTCATTATCAgacaaggaaaaaaatgagcCGTTTTTTAGTTTAGTTACTAAATTATATTGACCACGATGATCCCGCATTGGTGGTAACGGGGCCTCCTTCGTAACCAGCACCGTAAAACTGTTGGGATTGGTGGTAGAACGGCAACTGTTGCGAATGTTGCTGATAGCTGCCGTGACCTCCCATCTCGTAACAATCGACGTGATACAGCGGCGTGCTCGGCGTCGCTGGCGGCTGCACCGCGGTAAAATACGCGGCGGGAGAAAACGATTCCGATTGTGGCGAGATGGGCGTGTGTGCGGCGGCGTGAgcgcctccgcctccgccgcaCAGAAACGGGTCGTAAGGGGGAGCCGGCGTACTGACCGAATCGTAGACGGCAGTCGCGTCAGCCGGCATATTGACTGGATAGGGCGCCGACCATTGTTGTGGGTTCTCCCAATAGGGGGGATATGGCGGTacaacgccgtcgtcgtagcCGCCCATGTAAACGTCTAACTCGGTCTTatcgatttcgccgtcgtgacacacgtcggcggcgagatGCTCGATCGACGGGATGGGCATCTCGCCGATAAGAGCAAGGGCGGCGTTCGCGGTCGAGTAGCCTTGGTGGTCTACTTCCGGATCGATTTGACGCCCCCGATCAGCTGATACCGCGCAAAGGGACGAGATCGGCGGCATCGACGCGACGGGACTTATTCCGCCGCGTCGACCGCTTTTCGCGTctggcgtcgtcggcggagTATTAATATCGAGTCCTAGAGCGAGAGGGGCCCCCTTGTCCCCTTTCTCCCCCGCCTTCTTTTTCGCaagcgcattcgtcgacgtcgaggcgCGTTTGCGCTTCGGCTGATATTTATAGTCGGGGTGATCGCGTTTGTGCTGCTGGCGCAGACGTTCGGCTTCGTCGATAAACGGGCGCTTTTCCTTGTCAGTGAGGGCGCGCCAGAGCTTGCCCAGCGTTCGACTCAGCTCGGCGTTGTGCAGACTCGGATACTGCTCGGCGAGgcgttttctcgccgcctGTGCCCAAACCATGAACGCGTTCATTGGACGCTTGATATGATTCGCGGACGATTTTCGCGCGACGAGAGAGGCGCTGTTCGCGCCGTTCTCGCCGCTACTGTCGCCGCTGCTGCGCTGCTGGTCGCTCGCTTTCGAGCGCATCGCCTCGCTGAGCTGCTCGTCGTGATCCTTGAGCACGTCAGTGACGGCCGAGCGAAGATCCTGGtcttgctcgtcgtcggatgaAGCGActgtcgacgacgccaatgAAGTCGTCGAGGTGCTCGCAGCCCGTCGCACTTTGTCTCGGGTCATCTTGCAACGCCTCTTTGGTGACTGGGGCCCCTACTCGCAGGGAAATAAAACCGCTGGGTTCCGATTGCCCTTCGCTTATCGCCACGAATCGATTAGGGATCTGCGCGCTGATTCGTTCGCTCGTTTAGTGGTTACATAATTCGATAACGTTTGCTCCACCTACTGATGACAAGTGAGATTAGAATGgcgatttcgacgctttAGGGGAGATTTTTGATCCGTTTAGTCGGCTTTGTGTGCTCTTTCAATGTTATGGGTTGCTTTGAGCTGTTTTTCTCTGGCACTTCTATTCAGAAGCCATTCGGATCTCGCTCAGGGGCGTGGAGACTTGTCACAGCGCTGATGTGTAGTTCTGATGAAGGTCGCTAATTTGGTCGACGCTCATTGGCTGACGTGTGCTTGGACGACGTCACAGCCCGTCGGCATTTCCGAGAAGGCTTGACCTTTGGTTAGGACACGTGAGCTCGCCTACAGACAACACGCAGCGGCGCACGTGATTGCGAGGCTTGCACGCGTTGCGGTTTTTGTGGCCTCCAGCGGCGTCCCGTATCGCCTTATTTTGCTCGAAATTCGTTATGTTCCGTCTCGTTTCGCGTTTAGCAAGAACCGGATGTTCGTCTTCGACTCATTTTGGAGCGATTCGTAGCCTCTCCTCtagtgaggcccctttcgtGTCCTCGCTTCGATAAATCTCCTCTTCGGCTAGCCGCGACGTTCGAAAACATCATCGTCGACACTCGCGGTGCAAAGGCGAATGTCGGCTT
Proteins encoded in this region:
- the LOC136200111 gene encoding uncharacterized protein, coding for MLSHPVANVGVLLTSLSSILATARPVLSTQSSPVCACEGPRGLRGPIGFPGVPGLHGPPGQTGLPGLAGAPGPRGDPGQQGQRGPHGPEGPRGPLGPRGPHGERGPKGAAGPPGENGRGTQGPPGKAGPTGPQGPQGNQGQKGSQGIVGPTGPKGDIGLIGPQGPKGARGEKGLKGDQGPRGFQGPQGLQGSHGNQGPKGVQGSQGIQGIQGPRGVQGLKGAQGIQGVQGLQGVPGLPGSQQHMIDYLDFVIPLNCSCSCILQKFPSAKSGVYFVKGITIKPVSVYCDMETDGGGWTVFQRRKDGSVDFYRGWDDYANGFGDLSLLGEFWLGLENIHKIMKVYEGHELRINLKNWKNESAYATYSEFFVGDGRSHYTLQIGGYSGTAGNAFEVSNKMQFSAKGHDNDRRYNDCAERHHGAWWYGSEDGHTCFNANLNGKYFKSGITSDQSAIAWRQWKDFEALQFTEMKFRSYPINLFNEVPLDSQSASLAEYLLTPNCLCSCLLENDANAKSGTYSVLGFRSSIIKIYCDMDTDGGGWTVFQRRKDGSVDFYRKWRDYKTGFGNMNGEFWLGLDKLSWMLGLSRTGNQLRIELGDGTANKAYAKYNTFMVGNESTKYRLSVAGYSGTAGDSLFSIHNGRMFSAKDQDNDANILKSCATTSTGAWWYNRCHHTNLNGNYSATDNRGLRWETWNNKQNAKLAEMKFRSNYSLAR
- the LOC136200120 gene encoding transcription factor SOX-9-like, which encodes MTRDKVRRAASTSTTSLASSTVASSDDEQDQDLRSAVTDVLKDHDEQLSEAMRSKASDQQRSSGDSSGENGANSASLVARKSSANHIKRPMNAFMVWAQAARKRLAEQYPSLHNAELSRTLGKLWRALTDKEKRPFIDEAERLRQQHKRDHPDYKYQPKRKRASTSTNALAKKKAGEKGDKGAPLALGLDINTPPTTPDAKSGRRGGISPVASMPPISSLCAVSADRGRQIDPEVDHQGYSTANAALALIGEMPIPSIEHLAADVCHDGEIDKTELDVYMGGYDDGVVPPYPPYWENPQQWSAPYPVNMPADATAVYDSVSTPAPPYDPFLCGGGGGAHAAAHTPISPQSESFSPAAYFTAVQPPATPSTPLYHVDCYEMGGHGSYQQHSQQLPFYHQSQQFYGAGYEGGPVTTNAGSSWSI